A single window of Pseudoduganella plicata DNA harbors:
- the gabD gene encoding NADP-dependent succinate-semialdehyde dehydrogenase, with protein sequence MQLKDPTLLRQQAYIDGAWLDADNGETHPVTNPATGEHLGTIPMMGAAETRRAIEAANAAWPAWRKKTAKERAAVLRKWYDLIMANADDLALLMTTEQGKPLAEAKGEVAFGASFIEWFAEEAKRVHGDTLASPWPDRRLIVTKEPIGVCAAITPWNFPIAMITRKVGPALAAGCPMVLKPAEATPFSALALAVLAEQAGVPPGVFSVVTGSPKEIGAEMCANPIVRKLTFTGSTAVGRILMQQCAPTIKKLSLELGGNAPFIVFDDADLDAAVEGAIASKYRNAGQTCVCANRIYVQDGIYEAFAEKFTAAVNKLKVGNGVEQGVTQGPLIDEKAVQKVEQHVADALAKGGRVLTGGKRHALGHSFFQPTVIADASNDMIVAGEETFGPLAPLFRFKTDDEAVALANSTEFGLAAYFYSRDIGRIWRVSEGLESGMVGVNTGLISNEIAPFGGVKQSGLGREGSKYGIDDYLVIKYICLGGM encoded by the coding sequence ATGCAACTGAAAGACCCGACCCTGCTGCGCCAGCAGGCATATATCGACGGCGCCTGGCTCGATGCCGACAACGGCGAGACCCATCCCGTGACCAATCCGGCCACAGGCGAACACCTGGGCACCATTCCCATGATGGGCGCGGCCGAGACGCGCCGCGCCATCGAGGCGGCCAATGCGGCGTGGCCCGCGTGGCGCAAGAAGACGGCCAAGGAGCGCGCCGCCGTGCTGCGCAAATGGTATGACCTGATCATGGCCAATGCGGACGACCTGGCGCTCCTGATGACGACGGAGCAGGGCAAGCCGCTGGCCGAGGCGAAGGGCGAAGTCGCGTTCGGCGCCAGCTTCATCGAATGGTTTGCCGAGGAAGCCAAGCGCGTGCACGGCGACACGCTGGCCTCGCCATGGCCCGACCGCCGCCTGATCGTCACGAAGGAGCCGATCGGCGTCTGCGCCGCCATCACGCCGTGGAACTTTCCGATCGCGATGATCACCCGCAAGGTGGGTCCGGCCCTGGCCGCCGGCTGCCCGATGGTGCTCAAACCCGCCGAGGCGACGCCGTTTTCCGCGCTGGCGCTGGCCGTGCTGGCCGAGCAGGCCGGCGTGCCGCCGGGCGTATTCTCGGTCGTCACGGGTTCGCCGAAAGAGATCGGCGCCGAGATGTGCGCCAACCCGATCGTGCGCAAGCTGACGTTCACCGGCTCCACCGCCGTGGGCCGTATCCTGATGCAGCAGTGCGCGCCGACGATCAAGAAACTGTCGCTGGAGCTGGGCGGCAATGCGCCATTCATCGTGTTCGACGACGCCGACCTGGACGCGGCCGTGGAAGGCGCCATCGCCTCCAAATACCGCAACGCCGGCCAGACCTGCGTCTGCGCTAACCGCATCTACGTGCAGGACGGCATCTACGAGGCCTTTGCCGAGAAGTTTACCGCCGCCGTCAACAAGCTCAAAGTGGGTAACGGTGTGGAGCAGGGCGTCACGCAAGGCCCGCTGATCGACGAGAAGGCCGTGCAGAAGGTGGAGCAGCACGTGGCGGACGCACTGGCCAAGGGCGGCCGCGTCCTGACTGGCGGCAAGCGCCACGCGCTGGGTCACAGCTTCTTCCAGCCCACCGTAATTGCCGACGCCAGCAACGACATGATCGTGGCCGGCGAAGAGACGTTCGGCCCGCTGGCGCCGCTGTTCCGTTTCAAGACGGACGACGAGGCGGTGGCGCTGGCCAACAGCACCGAGTTTGGCCTGGCTGCCTATTTCTACTCGCGCGATATCGGCCGTATCTGGCGCGTCTCCGAAGGGCTGGAGTCCGGCATGGTGGGCGTCAATACGGGCCTGATCTCGAACGAGATCGCGCCGTTTGGCGGTGTGAAACAGTCGGGTCTGGGACGTGAAGGGTCCAAGTACGGCATCGACGATTACCTGGTCATCAAATATATCTGCTTGGGCGGGATGTAA
- a CDS encoding extracellular catalytic domain type 2 short-chain-length polyhydroxyalkanoate depolymerase, whose amino-acid sequence MYRISRTLLVRLLIALAMLVATLLLPPALRPTQAQPIALPALKADQLSVSGLSSGGFMAVQFDVAYSASVVGAGIIAGGPYNCSRGSVNVATMICSCTSGLPWCSVSEGGTGVANLVETTALYASRGHIDPTANLGGQRIWLFSGRADTVVPTAVMNDLAAYYRHYLPPERIRYRSDIRAEHAIPTDNFGNACAQLGAPYISDCDVDGAGELLNWIYGALNPKSAGAPAGRFIEFDQEEFLPSPRRHGMASTGILYVPPGCEGDASGCRLHVAFHGCKQTAALVGEAHTHHAGYNAWADTNRILVLYPQAAPVFPWTNPNACWDWFSYDDANYAIQSGRQMRAVKRMTERLMGQ is encoded by the coding sequence ATGTATCGCATCAGCCGTACCCTTCTCGTTCGCCTTCTGATCGCCCTGGCCATGCTGGTGGCGACACTACTGCTGCCACCGGCGTTGCGGCCCACTCAGGCACAACCGATCGCCTTGCCGGCGCTGAAGGCGGACCAGCTATCGGTGTCCGGCCTGTCGTCCGGCGGCTTCATGGCCGTCCAGTTCGACGTGGCCTATTCGGCCAGCGTTGTCGGGGCCGGCATCATTGCCGGTGGCCCGTACAACTGCTCGCGCGGCAGCGTCAATGTCGCCACGATGATCTGCAGTTGTACCAGCGGCCTGCCGTGGTGCAGCGTGTCCGAAGGCGGCACGGGTGTGGCGAACCTGGTCGAGACCACTGCGCTGTACGCGTCGCGCGGCCATATCGACCCTACCGCGAACCTGGGCGGGCAGCGCATCTGGCTGTTCTCGGGCCGCGCCGATACCGTCGTGCCCACCGCTGTGATGAACGACCTGGCGGCCTACTACCGTCATTACCTGCCGCCCGAACGCATCCGCTATCGCAGCGATATCAGAGCGGAACACGCCATTCCCACCGATAATTTTGGCAACGCCTGCGCACAGCTCGGTGCACCATACATCAGCGACTGCGACGTGGACGGCGCGGGAGAACTGCTGAACTGGATTTATGGCGCCCTGAATCCGAAATCGGCGGGGGCGCCGGCGGGACGGTTCATCGAATTCGACCAGGAAGAATTCCTGCCGTCGCCGCGCCGGCACGGCATGGCCAGCACGGGCATCCTGTATGTGCCACCGGGCTGCGAAGGCGACGCCTCCGGCTGCCGGCTGCACGTTGCCTTCCACGGCTGCAAACAGACCGCCGCGCTGGTCGGCGAAGCGCACACCCACCACGCCGGGTACAACGCCTGGGCCGACACCAACCGCATCCTCGTGCTGTATCCGCAAGCCGCCCCCGTCTTCCCGTGGACCAATCCCAACGCGTGCTGGGACTGGTTCAGCTATGACGACGCCAATTACGCCATCCAGTCCGGGCGGCAGATGCGCGCCGTCAAACGGATGACCGAACGGCTGATGGGCCAATAA
- the ftrA gene encoding transcriptional regulator FtrA — translation MSSHRVVALAYDGLCTFEFGCTVELFALDRPELGVDWYDFRVAAVERGPIRAAGGITVQARYAPGLLRRADTIVIPGWRDADEEPPAALLALIRAAHRRGARLCSICSGVFVLAAAGVLDGQRVTTHWRYADRLARRYPRIQVEPDALYIDNGQVITSAGSAAGLDMLLHLVRRDYGARVGNLVAQRLVVPPHRAGGQAQVLPRPMPADEAGRLARLMDWLRRHPAGPHTVASMAGRAAMSPRTLQRQFQDATGLGPTEWLTRERIAIARDLLESPLPLAQVAERAGFGSEESLRHHFRRLLDTSPGAYRKAFLVAGASVD, via the coding sequence ATGAGCTCCCATCGCGTTGTCGCCCTGGCCTACGACGGCCTGTGTACGTTCGAATTCGGCTGTACCGTCGAGCTGTTTGCCCTGGACCGTCCGGAACTGGGCGTGGACTGGTACGACTTCCGTGTCGCCGCCGTCGAGCGGGGGCCGATCCGCGCCGCCGGCGGCATTACCGTGCAGGCGCGCTACGCGCCCGGGCTGCTGCGGCGGGCCGACACGATCGTCATTCCCGGCTGGCGCGACGCCGACGAAGAGCCGCCCGCCGCGCTGCTGGCGCTGATCCGCGCGGCCCACCGGCGCGGGGCGCGCCTGTGTTCCATCTGCTCAGGCGTATTCGTGCTGGCCGCGGCCGGGGTGCTGGACGGCCAGCGCGTTACCACGCACTGGCGCTACGCCGACCGGCTGGCACGCCGCTACCCGCGCATACAGGTCGAGCCGGACGCGCTGTACATCGACAACGGCCAGGTCATCACGTCGGCCGGCTCGGCGGCCGGGCTGGACATGCTGCTGCACCTGGTCAGGCGCGATTACGGCGCGCGGGTCGGCAATCTGGTGGCGCAGCGGCTGGTGGTGCCGCCTCATCGGGCGGGCGGCCAGGCGCAGGTCCTGCCGCGTCCCATGCCGGCAGACGAGGCGGGGCGGCTGGCCCGGTTGATGGACTGGCTGCGCCGCCACCCGGCCGGGCCGCACACGGTGGCGTCGATGGCGGGGCGCGCGGCGATGAGCCCGCGCACCTTGCAACGGCAGTTCCAGGACGCCACCGGCCTGGGACCGACCGAATGGCTGACGCGCGAACGCATCGCCATCGCCAGGGACCTGCTGGAGTCGCCCCTGCCGCTGGCGCAGGTGGCCGAGCGGGCCGGATTCGGCTCGGAGGAATCGCTGCGTCACCATTTCCGCCGCCTGCTGGACACGAGCCCGGGGGCTTATCGCAAAGCATTCCTTGTTGCAGGCGCATCCGTTGACTAA
- a CDS encoding LysR substrate-binding domain-containing protein has protein sequence MPDIHADRFVRSHLKMRQLVLLVELGRHGSILHAAQAANLTQPAASKLLAELEYSLNVQLFERLPRGVQPTWYGEVMIRRAGAALAEMDAGYQEVMELLAGIAGTVAVGAVLTPSAGLLPDAIKLLKSRYERVKVSVTVDTSKILTERLRAGELDLVIGRVLDSDAAAELHFEPVTDEPHCLIAGAGHPLSACGTLSLEELAGEPWIMPPAGSILRDRLTALFLSHGLEPPAETVESLALPVIANLLIGSRMVVALPEELVRPYLDMGLLTVLPYDLGLRMDLYGIVTRKQHRLAPGAEAMLAALREVAALRYPR, from the coding sequence ATGCCCGACATCCACGCCGACCGGTTCGTACGCTCTCACCTGAAGATGCGCCAGCTGGTCCTGCTGGTGGAACTGGGCAGGCATGGATCGATCCTGCACGCCGCGCAAGCGGCGAACCTGACGCAGCCCGCCGCCTCCAAACTGCTCGCGGAGCTGGAATACTCCCTCAACGTGCAGTTGTTCGAACGCCTGCCGCGCGGCGTACAGCCCACCTGGTATGGCGAAGTGATGATCCGCCGCGCCGGCGCCGCGCTGGCCGAAATGGATGCGGGCTACCAGGAGGTGATGGAACTGCTGGCGGGGATTGCCGGCACGGTTGCCGTGGGCGCCGTGCTGACGCCGTCCGCCGGCCTGCTGCCCGATGCGATCAAGCTGCTCAAGTCGCGCTACGAACGCGTGAAGGTGTCCGTTACCGTCGATACCAGCAAGATCCTGACCGAGCGCCTGCGCGCCGGCGAACTCGATCTCGTGATCGGCCGCGTGCTCGATTCGGATGCCGCCGCCGAACTGCATTTCGAACCCGTCACCGACGAACCCCATTGCCTGATTGCCGGTGCCGGCCACCCGTTGTCGGCATGCGGCACGTTGAGCCTGGAGGAACTGGCCGGCGAGCCGTGGATCATGCCGCCAGCCGGCAGCATCCTGCGCGACCGGCTGACGGCACTGTTCCTGTCGCACGGCCTTGAGCCGCCGGCCGAGACGGTGGAGTCGCTGGCGCTGCCCGTCATCGCCAACCTGCTGATCGGCAGCCGCATGGTCGTCGCGCTGCCGGAAGAACTGGTGCGTCCGTACCTGGACATGGGACTGCTCACGGTACTGCCGTACGACCTGGGCTTGCGGATGGACCTGTATGGTATCGTCACACGCAAGCAGCATCGTCTGGCCCCCGGCGCGGAAGCAATGCTGGCGGCCCTGCGCGAGGTGGCGGCGCTGCGTTATCCCCGGTGA
- the pabB gene encoding aminodeoxychorismate synthase component I: MSTECFALLDDAGAGRRSRLFSRHAGTLTCARPDDWPALLADLQAALQRGQHAVPLLTYELGHVLVGLAPRAPAAPLGQVLLFDHCDLLSQQEVAAWLAQRTAGDDAPAGIAAIQANITAAQFTAAIDRIRAYIAAGDTYQVNYTYRLRFDAFGSPAALYQRLRARQPVPYGALVTLPDGGAVLSLSPELFIRHDAGTLTARPMKGTAPAATGPDADADNAQRAAALAADPKNRAENLMIVDLLRNDIGRVAVTGSVQVPALFDVNRYASVLQMTSTVQATLRPDATLADIFSALYPCGSITGAPKRRTMEIIAELEPAPRGLYTGAIGWFDPAPAGASFGDFCLNVPIRTLSLQPPVNGVRRGEMGVGAGIVYDSMAADEYDECGLKARFLTGLSNDFELFETMYATREEGARHVERHLARLAGSARYFGFAWDEAAARAYVAIACEALPPATPHRLRLVTNRAGAFAVQTGALTPLTEPVRVLLASGRTTSDDLFLRHKSTLRAGYDAAWRAAEAQGAFDQLFCNERGEITEGGRSNVFVRLDGQWLTPPLSGGLLPGVMRAVVIDGWGAREAVITPAMLAAAEEIVVCNALRGALRAVLVPASVVNHQFIDE, encoded by the coding sequence ATGAGTACCGAATGCTTTGCCCTGCTCGATGACGCGGGCGCCGGCCGCCGTTCCCGGCTGTTCAGCCGTCATGCAGGCACCCTGACCTGCGCCAGGCCGGACGACTGGCCGGCACTGCTGGCGGACCTGCAGGCAGCGCTGCAGCGCGGCCAGCATGCCGTGCCGCTGTTGACCTATGAGCTGGGCCATGTGCTGGTCGGTCTGGCGCCACGCGCGCCAGCGGCGCCGCTGGGACAGGTGCTGCTGTTCGACCATTGCGACCTGCTTTCGCAGCAGGAGGTGGCGGCCTGGCTGGCGCAACGCACCGCCGGCGACGACGCCCCCGCCGGCATTGCGGCGATCCAGGCCAATATCACGGCGGCGCAGTTCACGGCGGCGATCGACCGCATCCGCGCCTATATCGCCGCCGGCGACACGTACCAGGTCAACTACACCTACCGCCTGCGCTTCGACGCTTTCGGCTCACCGGCTGCGCTGTATCAGCGCCTGCGCGCGCGCCAGCCGGTGCCGTATGGCGCGCTGGTGACGCTGCCCGACGGCGGCGCCGTGCTGTCGCTGTCGCCCGAGCTGTTCATCCGGCACGACGCCGGCACCCTGACGGCGCGGCCGATGAAAGGCACGGCGCCGGCAGCCACAGGCCCCGATGCCGACGCGGACAACGCACAGCGCGCCGCGGCGCTGGCTGCCGACCCGAAGAACCGTGCCGAAAACCTGATGATTGTCGACCTGCTGCGCAACGATATCGGCCGCGTCGCCGTCACCGGGTCCGTGCAGGTGCCCGCGCTGTTCGACGTCAACCGCTATGCCAGCGTGCTGCAGATGACGTCGACCGTGCAGGCCACGCTGCGTCCCGACGCCACGCTGGCCGACATTTTTTCGGCACTGTACCCGTGCGGCTCCATCACGGGTGCGCCGAAGCGTCGCACGATGGAAATCATCGCCGAGCTGGAACCGGCGCCGCGCGGGCTGTACACCGGGGCCATCGGCTGGTTCGATCCGGCTCCCGCGGGCGCGTCCTTCGGCGACTTCTGCCTGAACGTGCCGATCCGCACACTGTCGCTACAGCCGCCCGTCAACGGCGTGCGCCGCGGCGAGATGGGCGTCGGTGCCGGCATCGTCTACGACAGCATGGCCGCCGACGAATACGACGAGTGCGGCTTGAAGGCGCGCTTCCTGACCGGACTGTCGAACGATTTCGAACTGTTTGAAACCATGTACGCCACGCGCGAGGAAGGCGCGCGGCACGTCGAACGCCACCTGGCGCGGCTGGCGGGATCGGCCCGTTATTTCGGCTTCGCCTGGGACGAGGCGGCCGCCCGCGCCTACGTCGCGATCGCTTGCGAAGCGCTGCCGCCGGCCACACCGCACCGCCTGCGCCTGGTTACGAACCGGGCCGGCGCCTTTGCCGTGCAAACGGGCGCGCTGACGCCGCTGACAGAGCCCGTGCGCGTGCTGCTGGCATCTGGCCGTACTACGTCGGACGACCTCTTCCTGCGCCATAAAAGCACACTGCGCGCCGGCTACGACGCGGCGTGGCGGGCAGCCGAAGCGCAAGGCGCGTTCGACCAGCTGTTTTGCAACGAACGCGGCGAGATCACGGAGGGTGGGCGCAGCAACGTGTTCGTGCGGCTGGACGGCCAGTGGCTGACGCCGCCGCTGTCGGGCGGCCTGCTGCCGGGTGTCATGCGCGCCGTCGTGATCGACGGGTGGGGCGCGCGCGAAGCCGTCATCACGCCCGCGATGCTGGCCGCGGCCGAGGAAATCGTCGTCTGCAATGCGCTGCGTGGCGCCCTGCGCGCCGTGCTGGTGCCCGCTAGTGTGGTGAATCACCAGTTCATTGACGAATAA
- a CDS encoding DUF1428 domain-containing protein, with amino-acid sequence MAYVDGFILPVPKSQLDAYRALAEKAGAIWREHGALEFRECMAEDVKPGQLTSFPQAVQLKDDEVVFFSWIVYNSREERDAVNDKVMKDPRMGDMMETMPFDGKRMIMGGFTPFVSL; translated from the coding sequence ATGGCTTATGTCGACGGATTTATCTTACCTGTCCCGAAATCTCAGCTGGACGCCTACCGCGCGCTGGCGGAAAAGGCCGGTGCCATCTGGCGCGAACACGGCGCGCTGGAGTTTCGCGAATGCATGGCCGAAGACGTCAAGCCGGGACAACTGACATCTTTTCCACAGGCCGTACAGCTCAAGGATGACGAGGTCGTGTTCTTCTCGTGGATCGTCTACAACTCGCGCGAAGAACGCGATGCCGTCAACGACAAGGTCATGAAGGATCCACGCATGGGCGACATGATGGAGACGATGCCGTTCGACGGCAAGCGCATGATCATGGGCGGGTTCACCCCGTTCGTCAGTCTCTAG
- a CDS encoding glutathione peroxidase: MTYTILVASLSLLGLLSTAPVFAQQPAKPATPALGARPASCPTILRQSFKRLQDDVPQELCQYAGKVVLVVNTASYCGFTSQYEGLEGLYAKYADKGFVVLGFPSNDFGKQEPGSSKEIADFCYNTYGVKFPMFAKSVVSGSAPNPLYADLIKATGKTPAWNFHKYLIGRDGKVLDSFPSKVKPTDKDLVGAVEKALAG; the protein is encoded by the coding sequence ATGACTTATACGATTCTCGTTGCGTCTTTATCGCTGCTAGGCTTGCTGAGCACGGCGCCGGTCTTTGCGCAGCAGCCCGCCAAGCCGGCCACACCGGCGCTGGGCGCCCGTCCCGCCAGCTGCCCGACGATCCTGCGCCAGTCGTTCAAGCGCCTGCAGGACGATGTGCCGCAAGAGCTGTGCCAGTACGCCGGCAAGGTCGTCCTCGTCGTGAACACGGCCAGTTACTGCGGGTTCACGAGCCAGTACGAGGGGCTCGAAGGCCTGTATGCCAAATATGCCGACAAGGGTTTCGTTGTGCTGGGCTTCCCGTCGAACGACTTCGGCAAGCAGGAACCGGGCAGCAGCAAGGAGATCGCCGACTTCTGCTATAACACCTACGGCGTCAAGTTCCCCATGTTCGCCAAGAGCGTCGTGTCGGGCAGCGCGCCGAACCCGCTGTACGCGGACCTGATCAAGGCCACCGGCAAGACCCCCGCCTGGAATTTTCACAAGTACCTGATCGGCCGCGATGGCAAAGTCCTCGACAGTTTCCCCAGCAAGGTCAAGCCGACCGACAAGGACCTCGTGGGCGCCGTCGAAAAGGCGCTGGCCGGTTGA
- a CDS encoding PPK2 family polyphosphate kinase: protein MKASKRFRASAQPRFKDADAAATPLCAGDDDGQGAKHDKAGAKRLHNTIAELQEKLYAERHRKVLIVLQGVDCSGKDGTVHQLFRKINPMGLDAARFDVPTGEELAHDYLWRVHRQVPRSGQIAVFNRSHYEDVLHPFVYGQLDAAALSQRYAHIRDFERMLAETGTTILKIFLHISKDEQRARLQARIDNPEKHWKFDPADLKHRERWDDFHRAYEKAIAETDTPHAPWYIVPADSKPHRDLAVATLLVEALEEMDLRWPPGDPELSNIRVR, encoded by the coding sequence TTGAAGGCCAGTAAACGATTCCGTGCCTCCGCCCAGCCCCGTTTCAAGGATGCCGATGCCGCCGCCACGCCACTGTGCGCGGGGGACGACGACGGTCAGGGCGCCAAGCATGACAAGGCCGGGGCGAAACGCCTGCACAACACCATCGCCGAACTGCAGGAAAAACTGTACGCGGAGCGGCACCGCAAGGTGCTGATCGTGCTGCAGGGCGTGGACTGTTCCGGCAAGGACGGCACCGTCCATCAGCTGTTCCGCAAGATCAATCCGATGGGCCTGGACGCGGCCCGTTTCGACGTGCCGACCGGCGAAGAACTCGCCCATGACTACCTGTGGCGGGTGCACCGGCAGGTGCCGCGCAGCGGGCAGATCGCCGTCTTCAACCGCAGCCATTACGAGGACGTGCTGCATCCGTTCGTCTACGGCCAGCTCGACGCGGCGGCGCTGAGCCAGCGCTACGCTCACATCCGCGATTTCGAGCGCATGCTGGCCGAGACGGGAACGACGATCCTCAAGATCTTCCTGCATATCTCGAAGGACGAGCAGCGCGCACGCCTGCAGGCGCGCATCGACAATCCGGAAAAGCACTGGAAGTTCGATCCGGCCGACCTGAAACACCGCGAACGCTGGGACGATTTTCACCGTGCTTACGAAAAGGCCATCGCCGAGACGGACACGCCGCATGCGCCCTGGTACATTGTGCCGGCCGATTCGAAGCCGCACCGCGACCTGGCCGTGGCGACATTGCTGGTCGAGGCGCTGGAAGAGATGGACCTGCGCTGGCCGCCGGGCGACCCCGAATTGTCCAACATCCGGGTCCGTTAG
- a CDS encoding rhodanese-like domain-containing protein, with translation MSIVTEVAPAASEEALAHFERSLRFETDCWDVHSVLGTPEQDFVLLDVRGTESYARGHIPGAVDLAHRKIIASKLADYPPTTVFVTYCAGPHCNGAARAAIRLARLGRPVKIMPGGVTGWLDEGFTLVA, from the coding sequence ATGTCGATCGTAACGGAAGTGGCGCCAGCCGCCAGCGAAGAGGCGCTGGCGCATTTTGAACGTTCGCTGCGCTTTGAAACGGATTGCTGGGACGTGCACAGCGTGCTTGGCACACCCGAACAGGATTTCGTGCTGCTCGACGTGCGCGGCACGGAAAGCTATGCGCGCGGCCACATACCCGGCGCCGTGGATCTGGCGCACCGCAAGATCATCGCATCGAAACTGGCGGACTACCCGCCCACGACGGTGTTCGTCACGTATTGCGCGGGCCCGCACTGCAACGGCGCCGCCCGCGCCGCCATCCGGCTGGCGCGGCTGGGGCGGCCCGTCAAGATCATGCCCGGGGGGGTGACCGGCTGGCTGGATGAAGGTTTTACGCTGGTGGCCTAA